A region of Sugiyamaella lignohabitans strain CBS 10342 chromosome A, complete sequence DNA encodes the following proteins:
- the HMG1 gene encoding hydroxymethylglutaryl-CoA reductase (NADPH) HMG1 (HMG-CoA reductase; catalyzes the conversion of HMG-CoA to mevalonate, which is a rate-limiting step in sterol biosynthesis; one of two isozymes; localizes to the nuclear envelope; overproduction induces the formation of karmellae; forms foci at the nuclear periphery upon DNA replication stress; HMG1 has a paralog, HMG2, that arose from the whole genome duplication; GO_component: GO:0005783 - endoplasmic reticulum [Evidence IEA]; GO_component: GO:0005789 - endoplasmic reticulum membrane [Evidence IEA]; GO_component: GO:0005789 - endoplasmic reticulum membrane [Evidence IDA] [PMID 8744950]; GO_component: GO:0016021 - integral component of membrane [Evidence IEA,IEA]; GO_component: GO:0016021 - integral component of membrane [Evidence ISM] [PMID 12192589]; GO_component: GO:0016021 - integral component of membrane [Evidence ISM] [PMID 3065625]; GO_component: GO:0016020 - membrane [Evidence IEA]; GO_component: GO:0005635 - nuclear envelope [Evidence IEA]; GO_component: GO:0005635 - nuclear envelope [Evidence IDA] [PMID 8744950]; GO_component: GO:0034399 - nuclear periphery [Evidence IDA] [PMID 22842922]; GO_component: GO:0005634 - nucleus [Evidence IEA]; GO_function: GO:0050661 - NADP binding [Evidence IEA]; GO_function: GO:0050662 - coenzyme binding [Evidence IEA]; GO_function: GO:0004420 - hydroxymethylglutaryl-CoA reductase (NADPH) activity [Evidence IEA,IEA]; GO_function: GO:0004420 - hydroxymethylglutaryl-CoA reductase (NADPH) activity [Evidence IMP] [PMID 2828155]; GO_function: GO:0004420 - hydroxymethylglutaryl-CoA reductase (NADPH) activity [Evidence IDA] [PMID 3526336]; GO_function: GO:0016491 - oxidoreductase activity [Evidence IEA]; GO_function: GO:0016616 - oxidoreductase activity, acting on the CH-OH group of donors, NAD or NADP as acceptor [Evidence IEA]; GO_process: GO:0015936 - coenzyme A metabolic process [Evidence IEA]; GO_process: GO:0006696 - ergosterol biosynthetic process [Evidence IMP] [PMID 9292983]; GO_process: GO:0019287 - isopentenyl diphosphate biosynthetic process, mevalonate pathway [Evidence IC] [PMID 3526336]; GO_process: GO:0008299 - isoprenoid biosynthetic process [Evidence IEA]; GO_process: GO:0006629 - lipid metabolic process [Evidence IEA]; GO_process: GO:0055114 - oxidation-reduction process [Evidence IEA,IEA]; GO_process: GO:0006694 - steroid biosynthetic process [Evidence IEA]; GO_process: GO:0008202 - steroid metabolic process [Evidence IEA]; GO_process: GO:0016126 - sterol biosynthetic process [Evidence IEA]), with protein sequence MFEGVLSLIAWICAKSTKSPIQTIVISALCALTAYFSILDLSIPAYASTLSRSYYFSGLNCPNGTSTWVPVPAGGLDGFADISEATPHYVGAKILFAASSSSSLPVISQAVDGPTKFEKEILIPEAEFSEWLSSLSEINSEDQKDVWRLRKSFSLFFWLRWKLTRLAELIRSTENYDLAVVGMAYLGMYYTFFSLYFSMRRLGSKALLFISVLLSSTFAFMFAYVTLCYLGIPISIASLSEGLPFLVATIGFESKISLTRLALRESRGNSDRAYGQTIYSVICSEGKAIFKDYVLEIGTLMAGSFSGVNGLWQFCFLSVWILFYDFIMLVTFYSAILSIKVEMTRIERNDIIRSALEEDGVSHEVAESVADSTLHVTESELGRPFRRSFGRNIVQLGIVVCGFVLLNAVHFSDFPFNLPFLSNGSNSATGENENPLSNHILKSQNIIGSSTGAVVTVLPTLVLEHSQFSVRVEDEIRSILGLWTRIVSDPIISKCIVIVLAVSVGLNAYLFNATTKNTVVKIVEKRVEVEKKVPVIVRSSSSDSEASDSGDDSMLELASSKKNPKTRSIDECKAILKAGNTKELTDDEVINLGVAGLLPLYAFEKHLGDKTRAVKVRRATVSRISNTKNLENSLLPYLNYNYERVFGACCENVIGYMPLPVGVAGPLIIDGKEYFIPMATTEGCLVASTQRGCKAMNAGGGVRTVITGDGMTRGPCVRFASSQRAGTAKIWLDSEEGQKAMKKAFDSTSRFARLQTMTTALAGRLLFIRFRTTTGDAMGMNMISKGVEFALNDMVKNHGFEDMEIVSLSGNYCTDKKPAAINWIEGRGKSIVAEAIVPGSFVRTTLKSSVEALVELNVSKNLIGSAMAGSIGGFNAHAANLVTAIYLATGQDPAQNVESSNCMTLMENVDGDLHVSVSMPSIEVGTLGGGTILEPQAAMLDLLGVRGPHPTTPGANAQQLAKIVASGVLAAELSLCSALAAGHLVQSHMTHNRSQAPTATSSAVNMAKFAQDSKLCIKS encoded by the coding sequence ATGTTTGAAGGAGTACTCTCATTAATAGCGTGGATTTGTGCTAAATCAACCAAGAGCCCTATTCAGACTATTGTTATTAGTGCATTATGTGCCTTGACGGCCTACTTTTCCATTCTCGACTTGTCGATTCCCGCTTATGCAAGCACCCTTTCTCGTAGTTACTATTTTTCTGGCCTTAACTGCCCAAATGGTACTTCTACATGGGTGCCCGTGCCAGCAGGTGGACTTGATGGATTTGCTGATATCTCGGAAGCTACTCCTCACTATGTTGGAGCTAAGATTCTTTTCGCTGCTAgttcttcctcctcgtTGCCGGTGATTTCCCAGGCTGTTGATGGTCCTACCAAGTTTGAAAAGGAAATATTGATTCCTGAAGCTGAGTTTTCAGAATGGTTGTCTTCCCTTTCTGAGATCAATTCTGAGGATCAAAAAGACGTGTGGAGATTAAGAAAGTCGTTCAGTTTATTCTTCTGGTTGAGATGGAAGCTCACCAGATTGGCTGAATTAATTCGGAGCACTGAGAACTATGATCTTGCTGTGGTGGGTATGGCCTATTTGGGAATGTACTATACATTTTTCTCattgtatttttcaatGCGTAGGTTAGGCTCTAAGGCCCTGTTATTTATCTCGGTTCTATTATCTTCTACATTTGCATTTATGTTTGCCTATGTCACATTGTGTTATTTGGGAATCCCTATTTCTATTGCAAGTCTTTCAGAAGGTTTGCCATTCTTAGTAGCGACAATTGGTTTTGAAAGCAAAATATCTTTAACTAGATTAGCTCTTCGTGAATCCAGAGGTAATTCCGACCGTGCATACGGACAAACTATTTACTCTGTTATTTGTAGCGAGGGCAAAGCGATTTTCAAGGATTATGTCCTTGAAATTGGAACCCTGATGGCTGGCTCATTTTCCGGTGTCAATGGTTTATGGCAATTTTGTTTCCTTTCCGTTTGGATCTTGTTCTATGATTTTATTATGTTGGTCACGTTTTATTCGGCTATTCTGTCCATCAAGGTCGAAATGACTAGAATTGAGCGTAATGATATTATTCGTAGTGCATTGGAAGAGGATGGTGTTTCCCATGAAGTTGCCGAGTctgttgctgatagtaCACTACATGTTACTGAAAGTGAACTTGGTAGACCATTTAGAAGGAGCTTTGGCAGAAATATTGTTCAGCTTGGCATTGTAGTATGTGGATTTGTCTTACTAAACGCTGTTCATTTCAGCGATTTCCCATTCAACCTTCCATTTTTGTCCAATGGTAGCAACtctgctactggtgaaAATGAGAACCCACTCTCGAATCATATTCTCAAGTCTCAAAACATCATTGGATCCTCAACAGGCGCCGTTGTCACGGTTTTACCAACTCTTGTCTTGGAACACTCTCAATTCTCGGTTCGCGTTGAGGATGAAATTCGTTCTATTCTAGGACTTTGGACTAGAATTGTTAGTGATCCAATTATCAGCAAGTGTATTGTCATTGTCCTTGCAGTAAGTGTGGGACTGAACGCTTATCTCTTCAATGCTACGACGAAGAATACCGTTGTCAAAATTGTTGAGAAGCGCGTCGAGGTTGAAAAGAAGGTCCCGGTCATTGTTcgaagttcttcttctgatagTGAGGCATCTGATAGCGGTGATGATAGCATGCTTGAACTAGCCAGCAGTAAAAAGAATCCTAAGACAAGATCCATTGATGAGTGTAAGGCCATTTTGAAAGCTGGTAATACCAAAGAGCTCACTGATGATGAGGTCATTAATCttggtgttgctggtctGCTACCTCTGTATGCCTTTGAAAAGCATCTAGGTGATAAGACTAGAGCTGTCAAAGTTCGCCGTGCCACTGTGTCACGCATTTCTAATACCAAAAATCTTGAGAATAGCTTATTGCCTTACCTCAACTACAACTATGAGCGTGTTTTTGGCGCTTGTTGTGAAAATGTTATTGGTTACATGCCACTGCCAGTCGGTGTTGCAGGCCCATTGATAATAGATGGCAAAGAGTATTTCATTCCCATGGCTACTACGGAAGGGTGCCTAGTGGCTTCTACTCAACGTGGTTGTAAGGCTATGAACGCCGGAGGCGGTGTCCGAACAGTTATAACAGGTGATGGTATGACAAGAGGACCCTGTGTACGATTTGCTAGTTCTCAGAGAGCCGGTACTGCTAAAATCTGGCTCGACTCTGAGGAGGGCCAAAAGGCTATGAAAAAGGCTTTTGACTCCACTTCACGATTTGCTCGTCTTCAGACTATGACTACGGCTCTGGCGGGAAGACTTCTTTTTATTCGTTTCCGTACCACTACTGGTGATGCAATGGGTATGAATATGATTTCAAAGGGTGTTGAATTCGCACTCAATGATATGGTTAAAAACCATGGATTTGAAGATATGGAGATTGTTTCATTGTCAGGAAACTACTGTACTGATAAGAAACCTGCCGCCATCAACTGGATCGAGGGAAGAGGAAAGAGTATTGTGGCTGAAGCCATAGTTCCAGGATCGTTTGTACGCACTACTTTAAAGAGTAGTGTTGAGGCATTAGTTGAGCTCAATGTTTCTAAGAATCTGATTGGTAGTGCTATGGCAGGTAGTATCGGTGGATTTAATGCCCATGCTGCCAACCTTGTGACAGCTATCTACCTTGCTACAGGTCAGGATCCAGCACAGAATGTTGAGAGTTCTAACTGTATGACTCTGATGGAAAATGTTGACGGAGACTTGCACGTTTCAGTCTCGATGCCATCTATAGAAGTTGGAACTCTTGGTGGGGGCACAATTCTTGAACCTCAAGCAGCAATGCTTGACTTATTAGGTGTTCGTGGACCCCATCCCACAACACCCGGAGCTAACGCTCAACAGTTGGCTAAAATTGTTGCATCTGGTGTCCTTGCAGCTGAACTTTCATTATGTTCTGCTCTGGCCGCTGGCCATTTGGTACAAAGTCATATGACTCATAATCGATCACAAGCACCTACTGCAACGTCGTCGGCTGTGAACATGGCTAAATTTGCCCAAGATTCAAAATTATGCATTAAGTCATGA
- the TRM82 gene encoding Trm82p (Catalytic subunit of a tRNA methyltransferase complex; Trm8p and Trm82p comprise an enzyme that catalyzes a methyl-transfer from S-adenosyl-l-methionine to the N(7) atom of guanine at position 46 in tRNA; Trm8 lacks catalytic activity if not bound to Trm82p; relocalizes to the cytosol in response to hypoxia; GO_component: GO:0005829 - cytosol [Evidence IDA] [PMID 22932476]; GO_component: GO:0005634 - nucleus [Evidence IEA,IEA,IEA]; GO_component: GO:0005634 - nucleus [Evidence IDA] [PMID 14562095]; GO_component: GO:0005634 - nucleus [Evidence IDA] [PMID 22842922]; GO_component: GO:0005634 - nucleus [Evidence IDA] [PMID 22932476]; GO_component: GO:0043527 - tRNA methyltransferase complex [Evidence IDA] [PMID 12403464]; GO_function: GO:0008176 - tRNA (guanine-N7-)-methyltransferase activity [Evidence IMP] [PMID 12403464]; GO_function: GO:0008176 - tRNA (guanine-N7-)-methyltransferase activity [Evidence IDA] [PMID 17382321]; GO_process: GO:0036265 - RNA (guanine-N7)-methylation [Evidence IEA]; GO_process: GO:0030488 - tRNA methylation [Evidence IEA]; GO_process: GO:0030488 - tRNA methylation [Evidence IMP] [PMID 12403464]; GO_process: GO:0030488 - tRNA methylation [Evidence IDA] [PMID 17382321]; GO_process: GO:0008033 - tRNA processing [Evidence IEA]): MSHPFHQLLVNNDGTTLYIATAQQLKSFDISNSGATLTGDFAISTAIAEQLVDSNKKQSKPLSEIRAHIQNLKLSRNGKYLIGTTNEEKLALVFDSSNISSTISHRSFPKKPSSIDTTVDDTTLILGDKFGDVYQVPLPGENNKPILVNEEEPGKGADHPILGHVSMLVDLVLAEHNGQQYIITADRDEHIRVSRYPKSYIIEHWLFAHTEFVSSLMLVPWQPTYLVSGGGDNFICLWQWTNGLLVQKFDIAHLVKDHLQKINEAGDHFNYEAKKGKKRKAAAAVSETNNNNNTQQEEASKSQEREQDNVDEATDMVEINPKSSDTELSVSGIVAVPGLSQVLVLCEGTNALVQLDLIHNLSHAVTTLLPHTVVSVTVDSANRLYIAYDHPTELLAIYQLHANSKAEPILSDISAQVTQSAAVAVTEGQKVALYNMNQLRKRPEH, encoded by the coding sequence ATGTCTCATCCATTCCATCAGCTCCTCGTGAACAACGATGGCACGACCCTATATATTGCCACGGCTCAACAACTCAAATCATTTGATATATCGAACAGTGGTGCTACTCTGACTGGAGATTTTGCAATCAGTACGGCGATTGCCGAACAGTTGGTTGACAGTAACAAAAAGCAATCCAAACCTCTCAGCGAAATTAGGGCCCATATTCAGAATTTAAAGCTATCTCGAAATGGGAAGTATCTGATTGGTACTACCAATGAAGAAAAACTTGCGTTAGTATTCGACTCGAGTAACATTAGCAGCACCATCAGTCACAGGTCATTCCCAAAAAAGCCATCATCAATAGATACTACCGTCGATGATACGACTTTAATTCTGGGTGATAAGTTTGGTGATGTTTACCAAGTGCCATTACCTGGCGAGAATAATAAGCCCATTCTTGTCAATGAGGAAGAACCGGGGAAAGGTGCTGACCACCCAATTCTGGGACATGTGTCGATGCTTGTTGACCTTGTCCTTGCTGAACACAATGGACAGCAATATATTATTACCGCTGATAGAGACGAGCATATTCGAGTATCGCGATACCCTAAGTCATACATAATTGAGCACTGGTTATTCGCACACACCGAATTTGTTTCATCCCTGATGCTAGTGCCATGGCAGCCGACCTACCTAGTCTCAGGTGGAGGTgataattttatttgtctTTGGCAATGGACAAACGGACTTCTTGTCCAGAAGTTCGACATCGCACATTTGGTTAAAGATCACTTGCAGAAGATTAATGAAGCTGGTGACCACTTTAACTACGAGGCTAAAAAGGGTAAAAAACGGAAGGCTGCGGCAGCTGTTTCTGAgaccaataacaataacaatacacaacaagaagaagcttccaagagccaagaaagagagCAGGATAATGTGGACGAAGCTACTGACATGGTTGAGATTAACCCCAAGTCCTCTGATACCGAACTTTCTGTCTCTGGTATTGTAGCTGTACCTGGTCTGTCTCAAGTACTCGTTCTTTGCGAAGGTACAAATGCCCTTGTTCAGCTCGACTTGATTCACAACCTGTCTCACGCTGTCACGACGCTCCTTCCACACACAGTTGTTTCAGTTACGGTCGATTCCGCTAACAGACTGTATATAGCCTATGACCATCCTACGGAACTGCTTGCCATTTACCAACTCCATGCCAACAGCAAAGCTGAGCCTATACTTTCGGACATAAGCGCCCAAGTCACCCAGTCAGCTGCCGTGGCCGTAACAGAAGGCCAAAAAGTCGCGCTTTATAACATGAACCAACTTCGTAAACGACCCGAGCattaa